One stretch of Pirellulales bacterium DNA includes these proteins:
- a CDS encoding STAS domain-containing protein: MAQILQEPPITIVELDDSYDALDVARSREIQELLLGPALAGEQPILLLDFGRTSYFGSNFIELLFRTWKRARERNGRLAVCGLSPFCRDVLRTARLDTMWDFYADRATALAALRGAAA, encoded by the coding sequence ATGGCCCAGATTTTGCAAGAGCCCCCGATAACGATCGTCGAGCTGGATGACAGCTACGATGCGCTCGACGTTGCCCGGAGCCGCGAGATTCAGGAGCTGCTGTTGGGTCCGGCCCTAGCGGGCGAGCAGCCCATTTTGCTGCTCGATTTTGGCCGGACGAGCTATTTCGGCTCGAACTTCATCGAGCTGCTGTTCCGCACCTGGAAGCGTGCCCGCGAGCGCAACGGGCGGTTGGCGGTTTGTGGACTATCGCCGTTCTGCCGCGACGTGTTGCGCACGGCGCGGCTGGACACGATGTGGGACTTCTACGCCGATCGCGCCACGGCGCTGGCGGCGCTGCGCGGAGCGGCTGCTTAG
- the hemG gene encoding protoporphyrinogen oxidase — protein MAEPAVDVAVIGAGITGLAAALEARALQPDAQVVVLEASARAGGVLQTEFRDGWCLERSADNFITNVPGGVELCRRLGLTDELVRTNEAHRSTYVVHAGRLHEVPEGFLLMAPAKLGPILRTPILSLAGKLRLACEFLIPARKTQDDESLASFVRRRLGRETFERLVQPLVGGIYTADAEQLSLQATLPRFLDMEARHGSLIRAARAERRAQPPAQGSGARYSLFVTPRRGMSSLADAAIAQLPSGCVQCETRVERLQHSGTAWELELAAADGSRRSLVARSVILAVPAWQAQRLLEPSDALLARLLGTIPYADSAIALVGYRREQIAHPLDAFGFVVPEVERRPILACSFSSVKYPDRAPAGHELLRVFLGGAARPQQLELTDDELRRIVADELGDLLGITGDPVLFEVQRWRRAMPQYHLGHLERVAQIEAHAAALPRLALAGSAYRGVGVPHCIVSGETAARQVIDAAPG, from the coding sequence ATGGCGGAACCCGCGGTCGACGTCGCCGTGATCGGCGCAGGCATCACCGGCCTGGCGGCGGCGCTCGAGGCACGCGCGCTGCAACCCGACGCCCAGGTGGTCGTGCTCGAAGCCTCGGCGCGCGCAGGCGGCGTGTTGCAAACCGAGTTTCGCGACGGCTGGTGCCTGGAACGCAGCGCGGACAATTTCATCACCAACGTGCCCGGCGGGGTCGAGCTGTGTCGACGGTTGGGCCTGACGGATGAGCTGGTCCGCACCAACGAGGCACATCGCAGCACGTATGTCGTCCATGCCGGCCGGCTCCACGAAGTGCCCGAGGGCTTCCTGCTGATGGCGCCGGCCAAGCTGGGGCCAATCTTGCGCACGCCCATCTTGAGCCTGGCGGGCAAGCTGCGCCTGGCGTGTGAATTTTTGATTCCGGCGCGCAAGACGCAGGACGACGAGAGCCTGGCGTCGTTTGTGCGCCGCCGGCTCGGGCGCGAGACCTTTGAGCGACTGGTCCAGCCGTTGGTCGGCGGGATCTACACGGCCGACGCCGAACAGCTCAGTTTGCAGGCGACGCTGCCGCGGTTTCTCGACATGGAGGCCCGCCACGGCAGCTTGATCCGTGCGGCCCGCGCCGAGCGGCGCGCCCAACCGCCCGCGCAGGGCAGCGGGGCGCGCTACAGCTTGTTCGTCACGCCCCGCCGCGGGATGAGCAGTCTGGCCGACGCTGCCATAGCGCAGCTTCCATCGGGCTGCGTGCAATGCGAGACGCGCGTCGAGCGCCTGCAACACTCGGGCACGGCCTGGGAGCTGGAGCTTGCGGCGGCCGACGGTTCGCGGCGTTCGCTCGTGGCGCGCAGCGTAATCTTGGCCGTGCCGGCGTGGCAGGCGCAGCGGCTGCTCGAACCGAGCGACGCGCTCCTGGCGCGGCTGTTGGGTACGATCCCCTATGCCGACAGCGCGATCGCGCTGGTGGGCTATCGCCGCGAGCAGATTGCCCATCCGCTCGATGCCTTCGGGTTCGTCGTGCCCGAGGTCGAACGGCGGCCGATCCTGGCTTGTAGCTTCAGCAGCGTGAAATACCCGGACCGCGCGCCGGCGGGCCACGAACTGTTGCGCGTGTTCCTGGGCGGCGCGGCGCGGCCACAGCAGCTCGAACTGACCGACGACGAGTTGCGCCGCATCGTGGCCGACGAGCTCGGCGACCTGTTGGGCATTACCGGCGACCCGGTGCTGTTCGAGGTGCAACGATGGCGGCGGGCCATGCCGCAATATCACCTCGGTCATCTGGAGCGCGTCGCGCAAATCGAGGCCCACGCCGCGGCGTTGCCGCGCCTGGCCCTGGCCGGCAGTGCCTATCGCGGCGTCGGCGTGCCGCATTGCATCGTCAGCGGCGAAACCGCGGCGCGGCAGGTGATCGACGCGGCCCCTGGCTGA
- a CDS encoding acyltransferase, with translation MATTSTLEPSPPVPEAPAQPPRLWFVDNLRVFIIIVVLTHHMGNPYGSRGWWYYMLPESQPTSKATSRLMMLNPSFTMAVLLTFSGYLLPTSFDRRGMRSYTVEKFIRLGIPLLLGGMVMLPLLQYYAFHMHWGYRGYASFWDYYAQAWMGWGERPPNWNGPGWPDRNLGHLWYIEHLLFYSVCYGLWRWWFAPGTTRAEHGPLPGHLAILGYGILIGLITFAVRIFWSYNDVTTVLGFLQIDMSHLPQWLPFFFVGLAAYRYQWLYRLPARTGYVWFAVAVALAAFNVFVAVLPWFEPYFLSLTAHHAGFTLPNFCKSMWESLWCTSAAVGLIVVFREHLQVRLPLTVAMAASAYAVHVFHPPMVVGLQFAMDSWNASAFTKYAVGSLLSVVLCYGVAHWFILRIPYARRIL, from the coding sequence ATGGCTACGACGTCGACGCTCGAACCTTCGCCCCCTGTGCCCGAGGCCCCGGCTCAGCCGCCGCGGCTGTGGTTCGTCGACAACCTGCGGGTGTTCATCATCATCGTGGTGCTCACGCATCACATGGGAAACCCCTACGGCAGCCGCGGCTGGTGGTATTACATGCTGCCCGAGTCGCAGCCCACGAGCAAAGCCACGTCGCGGCTGATGATGCTCAACCCCAGCTTCACGATGGCCGTGTTGCTGACGTTTTCCGGCTATTTGTTGCCGACGTCGTTCGACCGCCGGGGAATGCGCTCGTACACTGTCGAGAAATTCATCCGCCTGGGCATTCCGCTGCTGTTGGGCGGCATGGTGATGTTGCCGCTGCTGCAGTACTACGCGTTCCACATGCATTGGGGCTATCGGGGCTACGCCTCGTTCTGGGACTACTATGCCCAGGCCTGGATGGGTTGGGGTGAGCGGCCGCCGAACTGGAACGGCCCCGGCTGGCCCGACCGCAACTTGGGCCACTTGTGGTACATCGAGCACCTGCTGTTCTACTCGGTCTGCTACGGCCTGTGGCGCTGGTGGTTTGCGCCGGGGACGACGCGGGCCGAGCACGGACCGCTGCCGGGGCATCTGGCGATCCTGGGGTATGGCATCCTGATCGGCCTGATCACCTTCGCGGTGCGGATCTTCTGGTCGTACAACGACGTCACGACGGTCTTGGGCTTTTTGCAGATCGACATGTCGCATCTGCCGCAGTGGCTGCCGTTCTTCTTCGTCGGCCTGGCGGCCTACCGCTATCAATGGCTCTACCGGCTCCCGGCGCGCACCGGCTACGTGTGGTTCGCCGTGGCCGTGGCGCTGGCGGCGTTCAACGTGTTTGTCGCCGTGCTGCCTTGGTTCGAGCCCTACTTCTTGAGCCTCACGGCCCACCACGCCGGGTTCACGCTGCCCAACTTTTGCAAGTCGATGTGGGAATCGCTGTGGTGCACGAGCGCCGCCGTCGGGCTGATCGTCGTGTTCCGCGAGCATCTCCAAGTGCGGCTGCCGCTGACCGTGGCCATGGCGGCGAGCGCCTACGCGGTGCACGTGTTTCATCCGCCGATGGTCGTGGGCCTGCAGTTCGCCATGGACAGTTGGAACGCATCGGCCTTTACCAAGTATGCCGTGGGCAGCCTGCTGAGCGTCGTCTTGTGCTATGGCGTCGCGCATTGGTTCATTCTGCGCATTCCCTACGCGCGGCGAATCCTTTAG
- a CDS encoding CDGSH iron-sulfur domain-containing protein, with the protein MSNVRIRCRVNGPLVVEGPVTIVDHLGQEFTAPADKPLVALCRCGQSQRKPFCDGSHKTASFVAEETANRPLA; encoded by the coding sequence ATGTCGAACGTGCGCATTCGTTGTCGCGTGAACGGTCCGTTGGTCGTCGAGGGACCGGTGACGATCGTCGATCACCTGGGCCAGGAGTTCACCGCACCGGCCGACAAGCCGCTGGTCGCGTTGTGCCGCTGCGGTCAATCGCAGCGCAAACCTTTCTGCGACGGTTCGCATAAAACGGCCAGTTTCGTCGCCGAAGAAACGGCCAATCGACCGTTGGCCTGA
- a CDS encoding RNA-binding transcriptional accessory protein — protein sequence MKAIAKGLRWPVARVRAAVELLDAGNTVPFITRFRRDATGGMDEEQVHALQVAVAQARQLNERKGTILRSIEAQGRLTSELAEAIRAETSTKRLEDLYLPFKPKKQTWATQARERGLAPLAEAILVADPGTGDPAELAARLVDAERGVPTVEDALAGAGHILAEQFAELAELRSRLRWLMCRTGQLVAAKLDEPNERAEGFRDFFDFRQELRRMPPHRVLAINRGERFKVLRVRIDADQEAMLAAVDAAVVHAGHPHAEFLQACGRDALRRLLWPSLEREVRRELTERAETHAVGVFARNLRNLLLQPPVRGRRVLAIDPGFRSGCKLVALDEFGQLLEHGLVHVIGAADVRAQATQTILELVRRHELDVVAIGNGAACRATEQLVAELIEAQPEAERFDYVIVNEAGASVYSASPAAREELPQLEASVRSAVSIGRRLQDPLSELVKIEPSSIGVGLYQHDVKSKHLRTSLDDVVASCVNFVGVDLNTASAALLRYVSGLNQATARRVIEHRAEHGPFADREALKAVPGLGEASFVQSAGFLKIVDGTNPLDATWIHPENYDVAERLLARFGFAPQDLRDRERVAALASGLADADPAALAAELGVGEWTLQDLVAQLSRPGRDPREDLPPPIFKRGILKLEDLAIGMELAGRVLNVVDFGAFVDIGLNYSGLVHLSQLADRYVASPHEIVSVGDVVTVWVLGIDKSRRRVSLTMLSPQVREQLAAREATGATAGSSRMGRTRRRTRPATLPTEVLESQAAESQATSEHAPAAASGDRPLRGGRRRMTRAVGRGTARQDQKQSRQPPKPLSTAMQEGREPLRSFGELKLFLDARGQSPSTR from the coding sequence TTGAAGGCGATTGCCAAAGGCTTGCGCTGGCCCGTCGCGCGCGTCCGCGCGGCGGTCGAGCTGCTCGATGCCGGCAACACCGTGCCGTTCATCACGCGGTTCCGCCGCGATGCCACGGGCGGCATGGACGAAGAGCAGGTGCACGCCTTGCAGGTTGCCGTGGCCCAGGCGCGGCAGTTGAACGAGCGCAAGGGAACGATACTCCGCTCGATCGAGGCGCAAGGCCGGCTGACGAGCGAGCTGGCCGAGGCCATCCGCGCGGAGACTTCTACCAAGCGCCTCGAAGACTTGTACCTGCCCTTCAAGCCCAAGAAGCAGACCTGGGCCACGCAGGCGCGCGAACGAGGGCTGGCGCCTCTGGCCGAGGCGATTCTTGTGGCCGATCCCGGGACCGGCGATCCGGCCGAATTGGCGGCGCGCTTGGTCGACGCCGAACGCGGTGTGCCGACGGTCGAGGATGCCCTGGCCGGCGCCGGACACATCCTGGCCGAACAGTTCGCCGAGCTGGCCGAGCTGCGTTCTCGCCTGCGATGGTTGATGTGCCGCACCGGTCAACTGGTCGCCGCGAAGCTTGACGAGCCGAACGAACGGGCCGAGGGTTTTCGCGACTTTTTCGATTTCCGCCAAGAGCTGCGGCGAATGCCGCCGCACCGTGTCCTGGCGATCAATCGCGGCGAGCGCTTCAAGGTGCTACGGGTACGGATCGACGCCGACCAGGAAGCCATGCTCGCGGCCGTCGATGCCGCGGTCGTGCATGCCGGGCATCCGCATGCCGAGTTCCTGCAGGCCTGCGGGCGCGATGCCCTGCGGCGGCTGCTCTGGCCGAGTCTCGAACGGGAAGTCCGCCGCGAGCTGACCGAACGCGCCGAAACGCACGCGGTCGGCGTGTTTGCCCGCAACCTGCGCAATCTGCTGTTGCAGCCTCCGGTCCGCGGTCGGCGCGTGCTGGCGATCGATCCCGGGTTTCGCAGCGGTTGCAAGCTCGTCGCGCTCGATGAATTCGGCCAGCTGCTCGAGCACGGCCTCGTGCATGTGATCGGCGCCGCCGACGTCCGGGCCCAAGCCACGCAGACGATTCTCGAACTGGTGCGGCGCCACGAGCTCGACGTCGTCGCGATCGGCAACGGGGCCGCCTGCCGGGCCACCGAACAATTGGTCGCCGAGCTGATCGAGGCCCAGCCCGAGGCCGAGCGCTTCGATTACGTGATCGTCAACGAGGCAGGTGCCAGCGTCTATTCGGCCAGCCCTGCGGCGCGCGAAGAGCTTCCGCAGCTCGAAGCCAGCGTGCGCAGTGCCGTATCGATCGGCCGACGGCTGCAAGATCCGCTGAGCGAACTGGTCAAGATCGAGCCTTCCAGCATCGGCGTCGGCCTGTACCAGCACGACGTCAAGTCGAAGCATTTGCGCACCTCGTTGGACGACGTCGTGGCCTCGTGCGTGAACTTTGTCGGCGTCGACCTGAACACGGCCAGCGCCGCGTTGCTGCGCTACGTGTCGGGCTTGAACCAGGCCACCGCGCGGCGGGTGATCGAACACCGCGCCGAACATGGTCCGTTTGCCGATCGCGAGGCCTTGAAGGCGGTGCCCGGCCTCGGCGAGGCATCCTTCGTTCAATCGGCCGGCTTCTTGAAGATCGTCGACGGTACGAACCCGTTGGACGCGACCTGGATTCACCCGGAAAACTACGACGTCGCCGAGCGGTTGCTGGCGCGCTTCGGGTTTGCGCCGCAGGACCTGCGCGATCGCGAACGGGTCGCGGCCCTGGCCTCGGGGCTGGCCGACGCCGATCCGGCCGCTTTGGCCGCCGAGCTGGGCGTCGGCGAATGGACGTTGCAGGACCTGGTCGCGCAACTCTCGCGCCCCGGCCGCGATCCACGCGAAGACCTGCCGCCTCCGATCTTCAAGCGCGGCATCCTGAAGCTCGAAGACCTGGCGATCGGCATGGAACTGGCCGGTCGGGTCTTGAACGTCGTCGACTTCGGCGCGTTCGTCGACATCGGGTTGAACTACAGCGGCCTCGTGCACCTCAGCCAACTGGCCGATCGCTATGTGGCCAGCCCGCATGAAATCGTTTCGGTCGGCGACGTCGTCACGGTCTGGGTCCTGGGGATCGACAAGAGCCGCCGGCGCGTCTCGCTGACGATGCTTTCGCCCCAGGTTCGCGAGCAGCTCGCGGCGCGCGAAGCGACCGGCGCCACGGCGGGCAGCAGCCGCATGGGCCGGACGCGGCGCCGGACGCGGCCCGCCACCTTGCCCACCGAGGTGCTCGAATCGCAAGCGGCCGAATCTCAGGCGACGAGCGAGCACGCCCCGGCAGCCGCAAGCGGCGATCGCCCGCTACGCGGAGGGCGGCGCCGGATGACGCGCGCGGTCGGGCGCGGTACGGCCCGCCAAGACCAGAAGCAATCGCGGCAGCCGCCCAAGCCGCTTTCGACGGCGATGCAGGAAGGCCGCGAACCGCTACGCAGCTTCGGCGAGTTGAAGCTGTTCCTCGATGCGCGTGGCCAATCGCCTTCCACGCGGTAG
- a CDS encoding LOG family protein: MLEAVPDREQMLALVAEIKESADKLLRDRTSRGDLKILSRALRELRYAFKVFSPYRVRRKVTVFGSARTLPHEPAYQQAVEFGRRMAAEKWLVVTGAASGIMEAGHVGAGRENSMGLNIMLPFEQSANSIIAGDAKLVHMKYFFTRKLMFVKECDAVCMLPGGFGTLDEGLEVLTLLQTGKRDMVPTVFLDAAGGDFWHDWDAFVRKRLLGAKLISEEDLSLYIVTDRLDTAVEEILNFYRNYHSMRYVNRLLVLRLMQPPSPALMEAVQTHFADLLTEGVFQVSGPLPGEAEEKELAHLTRLSFRFNRRNLGRLRQLIDCLNRGSITEREMRA; this comes from the coding sequence ATGCTCGAGGCCGTGCCTGACCGGGAGCAAATGCTGGCCCTGGTGGCCGAGATCAAGGAATCGGCCGACAAGCTGCTCCGCGACCGCACCAGCCGCGGCGACTTGAAGATTCTCAGCCGTGCGCTGCGCGAGCTGCGTTATGCCTTCAAGGTGTTCTCGCCCTATCGCGTGCGACGCAAGGTCACGGTGTTCGGTTCGGCGCGCACACTGCCCCACGAGCCGGCCTATCAGCAGGCGGTCGAATTCGGCCGGCGGATGGCAGCCGAAAAATGGCTCGTCGTCACCGGCGCCGCCAGCGGCATCATGGAGGCCGGGCACGTCGGCGCGGGCCGCGAGAACTCGATGGGCTTGAACATCATGCTTCCCTTCGAGCAGTCGGCCAATTCAATCATTGCCGGCGACGCGAAGCTGGTGCACATGAAATATTTCTTCACCCGCAAGCTCATGTTCGTCAAAGAATGCGACGCCGTCTGCATGCTGCCCGGCGGGTTTGGCACGCTCGACGAAGGGCTCGAAGTGCTGACCCTGTTACAGACGGGCAAACGCGACATGGTACCGACCGTGTTCCTCGACGCCGCCGGCGGCGACTTCTGGCACGATTGGGACGCGTTTGTGCGCAAACGCCTGCTCGGCGCCAAGCTGATCTCGGAGGAAGACCTGTCGCTCTACATCGTGACCGATCGGCTCGATACGGCCGTGGAGGAGATCCTCAATTTCTATCGCAATTACCACAGCATGCGCTACGTCAACCGCCTGTTGGTGCTGCGGCTGATGCAGCCGCCGTCGCCCGCGCTGATGGAAGCGGTCCAGACGCACTTCGCCGACCTGCTCACCGAGGGCGTGTTTCAGGTCTCGGGACCGTTGCCTGGCGAAGCCGAAGAAAAAGAACTCGCGCACCTGACGCGGCTGTCGTTCCGGTTCAACCGCCGCAATCTGGGCCGGCTGCGCCAGCTGATCGACTGTCTCAACCGCGGCTCGATTACCGAGCGCGAGATGCGGGCATAA